In Vigna unguiculata cultivar IT97K-499-35 chromosome 3, ASM411807v1, whole genome shotgun sequence, a single genomic region encodes these proteins:
- the LOC114177095 gene encoding ATP-dependent 6-phosphofructokinase 3-like codes for MGSSPNSKPKIVRGTAGYVLEDVPHLADYIPDIPTYTNPLQINPAYSVVKQYFVHVDDSVPQKIIANKDSPRGVHFRRAGPRQNVYFDADDVQAAIVTCGGLCPGLNTVIRELVCALYHMYGVKKILGINGGYKGFYAHNTIALTPKNVNDIHKRGGTILGSSRGGHDTTKIVDSIQDRGINQVYIIGGDGTQRGADRIFEEIRRRHLKVAVVGIPKTIDNDIPVIDRSFGFDTAVEEAQRAINAAHVEAESGENGIGVVKLMGRYSGFIAMYATLASRDVDCCLIPESPFHLEGPGGLFEYVEKRLKENGHMVIVIAEGAGQELVSESMQSMQKQDASGNKLLQDVGLWISQKIKEHFSRLKTMHINLKYIDPTYMIRAVPSNASDNVYCTLLAQSAVHGAMAGYTGFTSGLVNGRQTYIPFYRIIEGQNKVVITDRMWARVLSSTNQPSFTVSKNNAEEKTGDEPNGEQQQQ; via the exons atgGGTTCCTCGCCCAATTCAAAGCCTAAGATCGTTAGAGGCACCGCAGGTTATGTCCTCGAAGATGTTCCACATTTGGCTGATTACATCCCTGACATTCCA ACATATACTAATCCTTTGCAGATCAATCCTGCTTACTCAGTTGTCAA ACAGTATTTCGTTCACGTCGATGATAGTGTTCCGCAGAAG ATAATTGCTAATAAAGATAGTCCAAGAGGGGTACATTTTCGGCGTGCAGGACCTCGTCAAAAT GTGTATTTCGACGCAGATGATGTTCAGGCTGCAATTGTGACATGTGGTGGTCTATGTCCTGGCCTAAACACCGTGATTAGGGAACTAGTATGTGCACTGTATCACATGTATGGTGTCAAGAAAATTTTGGGAATCAAT GGAGGATACAAGGGTTTCTATGCTCACAATACTATAGCTCTAACTCCTAAAAACGTGAATGACATACACAAGCGTGGGGGAACTATCCTTGGTTCATCAAGAGGTGGACATGACACCACTAAGATAGTTGACAGTATTCAAGATCGGGGAATTAATCAG GTTTACATAATTGGAGGAGATGGTACTCAGAGGGGTGCAGACAGGATTTTTGAG GAAATTAGAAGGCGACATCTCAAAGTTGCAGTAGTAGGAATCCCGAAAACCATAGATAATGACATCCCG GTTATTGATAGGTCCTTCGGCTTTGACACAGCTGTTGAGGAGGCTCAACGTGCTATAAATGCAGCACATGTTGAGGCTGAAAGTGGTGAAAATGGCATTGGTGTTGTGAAACTGATGGGCCGGTATAGCG GGTTTATTGCAATGTATGCTACTCTGGCCAGTAGGGATGTGGACTGTTGCTTGATTCCAGAGTCACCCTTTCACCTTGAAGGTCCAGGTGGACTTTTTGAGTATGTAGAGAAAAGACTGAAAGAAAATGGCCACATGGTTATTGTGATTGCTGAAGGTGCAGGACAGGAACTTGTTTCTGAGAGCATGCAATCCATGCAGAAGCAGGATGCTTCCGGCAACAAACTTCTCCAAGATGTCGGGCTATGGATATCCCAAAAGATAAAG GAACATTTTTCCAGGCTGAAGACAATGCACATAAATCTGAAATATATAG ATCCAACGTATATGATCCGAGCTGTTCCAAGCAATGCTTCTGACAACGTGTACTGCACTCTTCTTGCTCAAAGTGCTGTTCATGGAGCCATGGCCGGTTACACTGGCTTTACCAGTGGGCTTGTGAATGGAAGGCAAACGTACATACCCTTTTAT AGAATCATCGAGGGCCAGAACAAAGTAGTGATAACTGATAGAATGTGGGCAAGGGTTTTGTCTTCAACAAATCAACCCAGCTTTACGGTTTCCAAGAATAACGCTGAAGAAAAGACGGGAGATGAACCAAACGGGGAGCAGCAGCAGCAGTAA
- the LOC114177163 gene encoding AP-4 complex subunit sigma-like gives MGIRFVLMVNKQGQTRLAQYYEYLTLEERRALEGEIVRKCLARSDYQCSFVEHRNYKIVYRRYASLFFLVGVDNEENELAILEFIHLLVETMDRHFGNVCELDIMFHLEKVHFMLEEMVMNGCVVETNKTSILSPIQLLDKNS, from the exons ATGGGAATCAGATTCGTGTTAATGGTGAACAAGCAAGGACAGACTCGTCTTGCACAGTATTATGAGTACCTCACTCTCGAAGAAAGGCGAGCACTTGAAGGCGAAATTGTTCGGAAATGCCTCGCCCGTAGTGATTACCAG TGTTCATTTGTTGAGCATCGCAACTATAAAATTGTGTATAGACGCTATGCATCTTTGTTTTTCCTGGTTGGAGTCGATAATGAAGAG AACGAGCTTGCAATTTTGGAGTTTATACATCTTTTGGTCGAAACAATGGATCGACACTTTGGCAATGTG TGTGAGCTAgatattatgtttcatttagaAAAGGTTCATTTTATGTTGGAGGAAATGGTCATGAATGGCTGCGTTGTGGAGACAAACAAAACAAGTATCCTGAGTCCAATTCAACTGCTGGATAAAAATTCATAA